Below is a genomic region from Nostoc sp. PCC 7120 = FACHB-418.
CTGCTCTAGAACAACTTCTTAGTCATCCCGCAGCAAGTTTTGTAATTGGAGCCTTCGAGGATTTCAAAAATAACTCCAAGTAAATATTAACCTCAATAGAAAACACCAAACGAGTTTAGAAGAGTCTTTGCTGCGTTTGGTGTGAAAAATATTTGATATATTGCTATGAAATTTTTACTATGGATCAGCCAAAGTCTCCTGATGATAATCAAGCATCTTCGCCTGAACCTGGTATAAGACAGGAGGCTAATAATTCAACTTTCGGTGGTGGACAGCAGGCTGCAATAGGTAATGATAATATCCAAAATCAGGGGAACAATAACTGGCTAGGTAATACTTGGAATGTTTTTTTTGGGCAGCCGACAACCCCAGTAGGCAACCCGGCTCGACCAAAGAACGAACGGATACTATTAGCCGCAGTCAAAGAAGAAGTTACTTCCCGGTTAAGGCAGTCTCTACACAATGCTGTGCTAATTAATCTAGGGAAAGAATCACAACCCCAGCAGGTAAAACGCTTTTGGGATGCAGAGATAAAAATTGGCTTAAAGCCTGCTGAACCTCTCTCAGATACCACAACAATTTTGGAAATTTTTGACTCCCAAGAAATTGCAGGTAAGTTGCTAATTCTGGGAAATCCTGGTGCTGGGAAAACTACTACAATGCTAGATTTAGCGAAAGCTTTAATTGCACGGGCAGAACAAGATGCTGATTATCCAATTCCAGTATTGTTTAACCTCTCGGCTTGGAAGTATGATAAGCAGTCGATGCGGGATTGGTTGGTGCTGGAATTAAAGTCGAAATATGTAGTGCGTCAGGATATTGGTGCAAAGTGGTTGGATGATGTCAAGTTGTTACCAATGTTGGATGGGTTGGATGAACTAGAGTCAGCACGTCAGGAAGCTTGTGTCAATAATATTAATAAATTTGTGCAAAATGAATGGAGATCGCAGTATTTAGTGGTTTGTAGTCGCTCGGAAGAATACACAAATTATAAAATCAATCTGCAATTAAATGGAGCAATTTTTCTACAACCACTTACAGATAAACAAATTCAGGCATATTTAACAAGGCTAAACCAACTAGAATTATGGAGAATAATACAAGTTGATACAGAGCTATTAAAGTTGCTAAGAACATCTCTATTTTTATCAATTTTAGGATTTATCTCATTGCATAAAGCTTTATCTCTTCAAGAGTGGAAAACACTTACATCAACTCAAACACGACTGGAATACTTTTTTGGTACTTACTGGGAAACGGCAATAAGACGAGATATTGTGACTCCACAAATGGAGTCTCAGGGATTTAAAAGCCGTTCTTATGGAAAGAAAAAACCTCCGAGTGAAAAGCAAACACGAAGGTGGTTACTGTTTTTATCACAGCAGTTACAAAAAGAATCCAGAACTGAATTTTTGATTGAAAAAATGCAATTGTCTTGGTTGATAAATAATAGAGAAAAATGGACTTATAGAATATCTTTTGGGATGCTTAGTGCCTTGATAGTTGGAATGATTTTTGGGACATTTGGTGAACTGAATGTTGGTCTAACCTTTGGGCTGATTGGCGGACTAATTGGTGGGTTTAAGGAAATTAGATCTGTTGAATCATTTCGTTTTAATTTTACTGATAAACTAGGTAAAAATTTATTTAAAAACATAATCTATGGACTACTTACTGGACTTAGTTTTGGATTGATTGGTGCATTAATTGGTGAATTTTTTTTAAGGCTGAGTGGCAGAGGTTTGATTGCCGGGTCGTTTTTTGGCTTAATTAGTGGTGTGATTATTGGACTAATTAATGGGTTAAAAGCTGATATCCAAACTCGAACAAAACCAAACCAAGGAATTTTGGAGTCTGCAAAGAACTCGGCTGTAATTACCCTAAGCATCCTACTCATTTTTGTTCTGATACAGGCTTTAGCTTCGCAAACTCTCAGCAACATCTTTACTCAACCTAAGTTCACTAGTCTTGTAGTTTGTTTACTGGCTGCATCAGTCTGTGGGTGTGGTTCAGCAAGTGGTGGTCAAGGTGGTATGCAGCATTTTACCCTACGCCTCGTCCTCTACTTCAACGGCTACATCCCTTGGAACTACGCCCGTTTCCTCGACTACTGCACTGAGCGATTATTCCTCCAGCGTGTAGGTGGACGCTACCGCTTCATCCACAAACTGCTGCAAGACCACTTCGCGCAAATGGAGTTCAAACGGGATTAAGCAGATACCACCAACTCACACAGGGCGATCGCCAATCCCGTCGCCTTTAAATTTATCGAAGGCTTGAGCCGTGAAAATCTGCGCTTTGATGTAGCTGATACCGTCACTGGATTTGTCTTAGTGAGCTATACTCAATTTTTATTCAAGCATCTAAGTAGACAAGATAAATATAATGACTAATAATCCTGGTGGAATTTCCCAAAATGTAAGCGGTGGTAATGTGTACGGTGGTATGCAAGCGGCGCAGGGCGACAAAAACCAGCAAACAATGGAGACCAATGTAGTCGCATCTGGTGAAAAACAGCTAACTCAGGAAGATGTAATTCGGATGTTAGCGCAGATAGAACAATTAGTAGGTGCAAACCCAGAACTACCAGAAGCAGTTAAAGAAAAGTCACTCAAATATCTAGGAGCCGCTAAAGAAGAAGCTCAAGTTCCTGAACCTGATAAACAGTTGGCATCTGGGAATCTCAAACGGATGGCAGAAA
It encodes:
- a CDS encoding NACHT domain-containing protein → MDQPKSPDDNQASSPEPGIRQEANNSTFGGGQQAAIGNDNIQNQGNNNWLGNTWNVFFGQPTTPVGNPARPKNERILLAAVKEEVTSRLRQSLHNAVLINLGKESQPQQVKRFWDAEIKIGLKPAEPLSDTTTILEIFDSQEIAGKLLILGNPGAGKTTTMLDLAKALIARAEQDADYPIPVLFNLSAWKYDKQSMRDWLVLELKSKYVVRQDIGAKWLDDVKLLPMLDGLDELESARQEACVNNINKFVQNEWRSQYLVVCSRSEEYTNYKINLQLNGAIFLQPLTDKQIQAYLTRLNQLELWRIIQVDTELLKLLRTSLFLSILGFISLHKALSLQEWKTLTSTQTRLEYFFGTYWETAIRRDIVTPQMESQGFKSRSYGKKKPPSEKQTRRWLLFLSQQLQKESRTEFLIEKMQLSWLINNREKWTYRISFGMLSALIVGMIFGTFGELNVGLTFGLIGGLIGGFKEIRSVESFRFNFTDKLGKNLFKNIIYGLLTGLSFGLIGALIGEFFLRLSGRGLIAGSFFGLISGVIIGLINGLKADIQTRTKPNQGILESAKNSAVITLSILLIFVLIQALASQTLSNIFTQPKFTSLVVCLLAASVCGCGSASGGQGGMQHFTLRLVLYFNGYIPWNYARFLDYCTERLFLQRVGGRYRFIHKLLQDHFAQMEFKRD